The following proteins are co-located in the Telopea speciosissima isolate NSW1024214 ecotype Mountain lineage chromosome 9, Tspe_v1, whole genome shotgun sequence genome:
- the LOC122640103 gene encoding pentatricopeptide repeat-containing protein At4g39620, chloroplastic produces MPLTLSTQFLQLYAKTSFSSKPSTSELKPKQRCVTLRFSQKPFDRIECVSTRPKKKTASKNDKSEENELVRTLLRNFNDEKPLVSTLNKYVKLIRTEHCFLLFEELGKKDRWLQCIEVFRWMQKQRWYIADNGVYSKLISVMGKKGQTRMAMWLFSEMRNSGCRPDTSVYNALITAHLHSRDKSKALDKALGYFEKMKVIERCKPSIVTYNILLRAFAQARNVDQVNALFKDLEVSIISPDIYTYNGVMDAYGKNGMIREMESVLSRMRSNQCKPNIITFNLLIDAYGKRQAFDKMEQVFKSLLRSKEKPTLPTFNSMILNYGKARLREKAENVFTKLTEMGYTPSYITYESLITTFGLCDCVSRAREIFDEMIESGKEMQVSTLNAMLGVYCMNGLPAEADLLFEYACDNGLLPDASTYKLLYNAYTKANMKELLQKLLKHMDKDGIVPNKKFFLEALSAFGTSQGRLESNDSSAGSSTLQIGSAKA; encoded by the exons ATGCCTCTGACTTTGTCGACCCAATTTCTGCAACTCTACGCTAAAACATCATTTTCTTCCAAGCCCTCCACTTCCGAACTTAAGCCAAAGCAGAGATGTGTTACATTGAGATTTTCGCAGAAACCCTTTGACCGAATTGAATGCGTTTCAACCCGGCCGAAGAAAAAAACTGCTTCGAAGAACGACAAGTCTGAAGAAAACGAACTCGTTCGTACTCTTCTGAGGAATTTTAACGACGAGAAGCCGTTGGTCTCGACGCTGAATAAGTATGTGAAGCTCATTAGAACTGAGCAttgtttccttctctttgaGGAGCTCGGAAAGAAAGATAGATGGCTTCAATGTATTGAG GTTTTCAGATGGATGCAGAAACAACGTTGGTACATTGCAGATAATGGTGTTTATTCAAAATTAATATCTGTAATGGGAAAAAAGGGGCAGACACGAATGGCAATGTGGCTGTTCTCTGAGATGCGTAATAGCGGGTGCCGACCAGATACTTCAGTGTACAATGCACTCATCACGGCTCATCTGCATTCTCGAGATAAATCCAAGGCTTTAGACAAAGCCCTTGGGTACTTTGAGAAAATGAAGGTCATTGAACGATGCAAACCCAGTATTGTGACATACAACATTCTCTTGAGAGCTTTTGCTCAGGCACGAAATGTGGATCAGGTCAATGCTTTGTTCAAAGATCTTGAGGTGAGCATTATCTCACCTGACATCTATACCTATAATGGTGTGATGGATGCATATGGGAAGAATGGGATGATTAGAGAAATGGAATCTGTGCTTTCTCGCATGAGGAGCAATCAGTGTAAGCCTAATATCATCACATTCAATTTGCTGATTGATGCGTATGGTAAACGTCAAGCTTTTGACAAGATGGAGCAAGTTTTCAAGAGCTTATTGCGCTCCAAGGAGAAGCCGACACTGCCTACATTCAATTCAATGATTTTGAACTATGGGAAGGCCAGGCTTAGAGAGAAGGCAGAGAATGTTTTCACGAAGTTGACAGAAATGGGATATACCCCAAGCTACATCACATATGAGAGTCTTATTACAACTTTTGGGCTTTGTGACTGTGTTTCAAGGGCCAGAGAAATTTTTGACGAGATGATAGAATCTGGGAAGGAGATGCAGGTGTCGACTCTGAATGCTATGCTTGGTGTATACTGCATGAATGGCCTACCTGCTGAAGCGGATCTGCTTTTTGAGTATGCATGTGATAATGGGTTGCTTCCAGATGCATCAACGTACAAACTTCTTTATAATGCCTACACTAAAGCCAACATGAAGGAGCTTCTTCAGAAGTTGCTTAAGCATATGGACAAAGATGGTATTGTCCCCAACAAGAAGTTCTTTTTGGAGGCTTTAAGTGCATTTGGAACTTCACAGGGTAGACTTGAGTCCAATGATAGCTCAGCTGGTTCAAGCACTCTGCAGATTGGTAGTGCAAAAGCATAG
- the LOC122639075 gene encoding uncharacterized protein LOC122639075: MSLVEWIMKWKLLLQTNKKEMRSVVCLSSFICWHIWLARNNWFFSQDQPSPIDTTSLAVRAFNEFWNATGVPSTISLPALSMQSCPRWCPLGEGRVKLKTDASLGSEGHRSGIGFIIRSLEGQCLLAASAPIMFSSIIQGEALAIRSVLLHAIGESFDNIIVETDNQALTHCLQRTTKHPPTEIVPILEDIQHLSTYFLHVSFQFIPRSINHVADTLARKALSLEEVMLWPISTPWIVQLCNLDSMSSSSQ, encoded by the coding sequence ATGAGTCTCGTCGAGTGGATTATGAAGTGGAAGTTGTTGTTACAGACAAACAAGAAAGAAATGAGGTCAGTGGTTTGTCTAAGCTCCTTTATCTGCTGGCACATTTGGCTAGCGCGCAACAATTGGTTTTTTAGCCAAGATCAGCCTTCCCCAATCGACACGACCAGTCTTGCAGTTAGAGCCTTCAACGAATTTTGGAATGCAACAGGGGTTCCCTCCACAATCAGTCTGCCGGCATTATCTATGCAGTCGTGCCCTCGCTGGTGCCCCCTTGGTGAAGGCAGAGTTAAACTGAAAACTGATGCTTCGTTGGGCTCTGAAGGTCACCGCAGTGGAATTGGTTTCATAATTCGATCCTTGGAGGGCCAATGCTTGCTCGCAGCTTCTGCCCCAATAATGTTTTCCTCCATTATTCAAGGAGAGGCCCTAGCCATTCGCTCTGTTCTGCTTCACGCCATTGGAGAGAGTTTTGACAACATCATAGTAGAAACTGACAATCAAGCGCTGACCCACTGTCTTCAGCGAACTACCAAGCACCCTCCAACAGAAATTGTGCCTATATTGGAGGATATACAGCACCTGAGCACTTACTTTCTGCATGTCTCATTTCAGTTTATTCCTAGGAGTATCAACCATGTTGCTGATACACTAGCCCGGAAGGCCTTATCACTTGAGGAGGTGATGTTATGGCCtatttccactccatggattgTTCAACTTTGTAATTTGGACTCCATGAGTTCCTCTTCTCAATAG